The region GGCCGCGACTCCGAACCGCCAGTGCGCGTCGAGTTCGTCGCGGCGGGGCAGTCCGGTCCGCCGCGCGGGAACCTGGCCCATGAGGACCTGCTTGGACAACGGCGGCCGGTCGTAGGGCGCGTGAGGCTCGTCCCCGATCACGGTCAGCGAGCCGGTGAAGCCCTCCTGGCGCAGCGTCCGAGCAGCCCGCAGGCCGGCCAGGGACGCCCCGACGATGACGATGTGCCCCGTACGCTTGAACGCCTCCCCAGGGCCGGGGGCGGCCACGTGTGTCTCGGGCGCGGGCTTCCGGATCCGGGTGTCGTCACGGGTGTCGTCTCGGTCGAGGAAGATGGCCTGGACCGGGCAGGCCGCCGCGGCCCGCACGATCTTCTCCCGCTGCGCGTCGTCCGGATCGGTGTCGTACAGCAGCGCCTCGTCCCCTTGCATGACAAACACATCCGGCGCGGCGAAAGCGCACTGTGCGTATCCCTGGCACCGAGTGAGATCCACGACAACCTTCATGTGGACGCCCCTTCCGAGCCCTGCGGATCGGCTGTTTCGTCCCCGCCCGCGCACGGACGTCGTCATGTCTGCTCTTTCAGTGGATCACGGCACGCTCGGGCCCGCATCCCGCTGCGGGCCGACAGTCATGTTTCGTTTTCGGGGCACCCGCACAATCACCGGTTCGTTCCCCAGACGAAGACCTCGGTGCTCGGGAGGCGTTCGGAGAATCGGCCCGAAGGGGACACCTCCCGCAGCAGGAGACGCACGTCCGACTCGAAGGCGGTGCGGCGCGCGCCGAACAGGTGCGGAGCCGAGAACGACATCGAGAACACCCCCGCGACGACGTCATCGCACGTGCGCTCGAGCGCCTGCCCGCCGGGAACGACATGACGCCGAGGACCGGAGAATCCCGCGCGTGTGAGCACCGCCGCCTCGCCGCCGGGCGTGCCCTGCGGCAGCACCCCGCGCCCGGCGCGTCGTACCGGTCCGAGGTAGTGCCTGACCAACTCGTCCATCGCCGCATAGGGCACCGCCGGATACGGAAGACCGTCGACGGATCGACGCTCCGTTTTCAGGTCCGAGATGTGCACGAACGCCCCGCCGGGCACGAGCATGTCCCTGATGGTCGCCGCCACCAGATCCCGATCCATCCAGTGGAAGGACTGGGCGAAGGTCGCCACGGTGAACGTCCCAAGGCCTGCGGGCAGGTCCTCGGCCCGGACCCGCACCCACCGCGACTTTCCGCTCACCCCCGCCTCGGCGGCTCCCCGTCGCGCTTCGGAGAGCATCCCGCTGTCCGGGTCCACACCGACGATCTCACCGAACAGGTGCGCCAGACTCAGGGCCAGGGTGCCCGGTCCGCATCCCACGTCGATCAGGCGCCCGCGACCGTCGAGTCGCAGAACCTCGGCGAGCACATCCGTGAGACCGGGTGCGTACGGGAGCCTTCCCCGTTGGTAGTAGGGGGCCGTCCCCGAGAACAACGTGTCGTCCCACTCCCAGCCGGCGACCACGGCCATCCGCCACCCTTCGCAGAAACACAGGATTGCCCGACGGCGGTCGCCGCACCGGTCAAGATAGCGAACGCACAAGATTGCCGGACGATCAATTTCGTCGTCAGGACCACGCGTTCGTCGCCGGTCAGACCTCCTCGCGCTCCAGGGCCAGTCGTACGGCGATGCGGCCCAGTCCGGCCGGAAGGCCGAGCGCGTGGATTCCTGCGGCTTCCCGACAAATGCCCGTCCACTTCGTTCATGGCGATCGCTTGGAAGTCCCGCCCTAGGGGCGGCGTCAGGCTCGGCTCGAACAGAGGGGGACGATGGTGGACCGGTGGCCCAAGGGTCCCGCCGCGGATCCGGAAGCGGCCCGGGAGCGCTACGA is a window of Streptomyces sp. NBC_00271 DNA encoding:
- a CDS encoding class I SAM-dependent methyltransferase; this encodes MAVVAGWEWDDTLFSGTAPYYQRGRLPYAPGLTDVLAEVLRLDGRGRLIDVGCGPGTLALSLAHLFGEIVGVDPDSGMLSEARRGAAEAGVSGKSRWVRVRAEDLPAGLGTFTVATFAQSFHWMDRDLVAATIRDMLVPGGAFVHISDLKTERRSVDGLPYPAVPYAAMDELVRHYLGPVRRAGRGVLPQGTPGGEAAVLTRAGFSGPRRHVVPGGQALERTCDDVVAGVFSMSFSAPHLFGARRTAFESDVRLLLREVSPSGRFSERLPSTEVFVWGTNR